One Osmerus mordax isolate fOsmMor3 chromosome 26, fOsmMor3.pri, whole genome shotgun sequence DNA segment encodes these proteins:
- the LOC136935750 gene encoding histone-lysine N-methyltransferase SETD1B translates to MADSPLNNSWPLFSKLWMKRWSFKRASEGKPCTKPCAPHPTTISGPGSASLSPTSISEDSFFSSTNEDKDSCSEESDYDSPGCPADHSLLEDLLCLNSFRDSEFYRDLEGGASPQLSPFEPGPPSGPARSQTNRQPPPRQQSPERGSPPVSVVTQFSPRSFQSGSFMDTTEDPVVMVSTTVYLHGPETPERPVRPEKPERPVRAEKPERPVRPEKPERPGRPERPVRPVTPERPVRLVRLEKPKKSERLLISETPVRPDGPVRPDGPVRPDGPVRPERSEEEGEVVADPESFPFLVRSMSTSRRHSLGVPLSPVDLGRRLSLDAAMDSDEEGEDPIQQALPFPACTGTCLKEQPDVPCLRNDAEMVCGRMLYSRSEILATEERSHVARVSYVVETSKQAARAAGEELDPEENLHSAEGQSHMLMVQKVLRELKQFHG, encoded by the exons ATGGCAGACTCTCCCCTCAACAACTCCTGGCCCTTGTTCTCCAAGCTCTGGATGAAACGCTGGTCCTTCAAGAGAG CCTCAGAGGGTAAACCATGCACCAAGCCCTGTGCCCCGCACCCTACAACCATCTCTGGGCCAGGCTCCGCCTCCCTGTCGCCAACCTCCATCTCTGAGGACAGCTTCTTCAGCAGCACCAATGAGGACAAG gactCCTGCTCGGAGGAGAGTGATTACGACAGCCCGGGGTGTCCAGCAGACCACAGCCTCCTAGAAGACCTCCTCTGCCTCAACTCTTTCAGAGATTCTGAGTTCTACAGAGACCTGGAGGGAGGAGCTTCGCCCCAGCTCAGCCCCTTTGAGCCCGGCCCCCCCTCTGGCCCGGCCCGCtcccagacaaacagacagcctCCCCCTCGCCAACAGAGTCCTGAGAGAGGATCTcctcctgtgtctgtggtgacCCAGTTCAGCCCCAGATCATTTCAGTCCGGCAGCTTCATGGATACCACAGAGGACCCAGTGGTGATGGTCAGCACTACGGTGTATTTGCATGGACCAGAGACCCCAGAGAGACCAGTGAGACCAGAGAAGCCAGAGAGACCAGTGAGAGCAGAGAAGCCAGAGAGACCAGTGAGACCAGAGAagccagagagaccagggagaccagagagaccagtgagaccagtgacaccagagagaccagtGAGGCTGGTGAGACTCGAGAAGCCAAAGAAATCAGAGAGACTTCTGATATCAGAGACCCCAGTGAGACCAGATGGACCAGTGAGACCAGATGGTCCAGTGAGACCAGATGGTCCAGTGAGACCAGAGAgatcagaggaggagggggaagtggtGGCAGACCCAGAGAGCTTCCCCTTCCTGGTGCGCTCCATGTCCACCTCCCGCAGGCACAGCCTGGGggtccctctgtctcctgtggACCTGGGCCGGAG GTTGAGTCTGGATGCAGCTATGGACAGtgacgaggagggagaggatccCATCCAGCAGGCCTTGCcgttcccagcatgcactgggACATGTCTGAAGGAACAGCCAGATGTACCGTGTCTGAGGAACGATGCAGAGATG GTGTGTGGGAGGATGCTGTACTCACGCTCGGAGATCCTGGCCACGGAGGAGCGCTCCCATGTGGCACGTGTTTCTTACGTTGTGGAGACGTCCAAGCAGGCCGCCAGAGCAGCcggag AGGAGCTGGACCCAGAGGAGAACCTTCACTCTGCAGAGGGACAGAGTCACAT GCTGATGGTACAGAAAGTTCTGCGGGAGCTAAAGCAGTTCCATGGGTGA
- the LOC136936274 gene encoding LOW QUALITY PROTEIN: insulin receptor-like (The sequence of the model RefSeq protein was modified relative to this genomic sequence to represent the inferred CDS: deleted 1 base in 1 codon) gives MRWVTSAFVLVPFIALVCQYGPTDGEICPSKDIRNNVTNLQTLENCTVIEGHLKILLMFKTKPEDFRGVSFPRLRVVTDYLLLFRVYGLETLQDLFPNLTVIRGHNLFFNYALVMFEMLQLREVGLSSLMNITRGAVRVEKNPDLCYLSTLDWSKILDSVEDNYIMANKNERECGDVCPGTVEGKSTCLQTTINGQFVYCCWNQHHCQKLCPHNCKNRACTPQGQCCHEQCLGGCSQEGNASSCVSCRNLQHGPSCVDACPPGHYVYKGWRCISHAFCHELHDQCKQSKNPDCHEYVIHNGACIPECPSGYTTMNSTTLMCSPCAGLCPKLCTGDKVVDSVTAAQALRGCTVLNGSMSIKIRGGNNIAAELEANLGQLEEITGHLTVRRAYALVSLSFLRNLRLIRGEKLESEHFAFYALDNQNLRQLWDWSSHNLTILHGRTFLHYNSKLCMSEIRTMEEVTGVQQRNQKNDISLRTNGDQASCENQVLNFTMVKTSSDKIMVRWQPFWPMDYRDLLGFMVLYKEAPYDNVTEFAGQDACGSNSWVIADVDPPPRATDNKEQLEPGLLIHPLKPWTQYAVMVKTQLSASDEHQERGAKSRILYVRTDATKPSVPLDPISFSNSSSHLILKWKPPADANGNITHYLVFCQQQPEDSDLYKFDYCQKGMKLPSRTPTHMDSEEERRWNQTEEAWGGTGGGARCCSCPKTEIQLKREAEETEYRKTFEDYLHNEVFEIRPSRRRRSVGVANGTLALTTPPHPLTTPPSPPNASTTPRPGEGIKLMFTFPRESGAIPNLRHFTSYKIEIHACNHPSDNMRCSMPTYVSARTLPEDKADDMVGPVTHEILADQPDSVYIKWEEPQSPNGMIILYELHYKRLGDQEETKHCVSRLTYARLGGCKVRVVHPGNYTVRIRATSLAGNGSWSQPAFFFMADKDTSPWKIVIGPVICIILLMFVGGGVFYVFKKKQTEGPTGPLIASSNPEYLSANDVYVPDEWEVAREKMTVLRELGQGSFGMVYEGLAKDIIKGEGETRVAVKTVNESASLRERIEFLNEASVMKAFSCHHVVRLLGVVSKGQPTLVVMELMTHGDLKSYLRCLRPDSENNPGRRPPPSLGEIIQMAGEIADGMAYLNANKFVHRDLAARNCMVAEDYTVKIGDFGMTRDIYETDYYRKGGKGLLPVRWMAPESLKDGVFTAHSDCWSFGVVLWEISTLAEQPYQGLSNEQVLKFVMDGGYLDRPENCEERMHSLMQMCWQYNPKMRPSFQDIIEMFKEEMHPSFREMSFFYSEDNKAPESEDFDLDLENMESIPLDPSSYGQREDRDTGPSGSLGGGYYEEHISYTHMNGGKKNGRILSLPRSSPS, from the exons TCTGCCCCAGTAAGGACATCCGCAACAACGTGACCAACCTGCAGACGCTGGAGAACTGCACTGTAATTGAGGGCCACCTGAAGATCCTACTCATGTTCAAGACCAAGCCTGAAGACTTCCGGGGTGTGAGCTTCCCCCGGCTGAGGGTCGTCACCGACTACCTGCTGCTGTTCCGTGTGTATGGCCTGGAGACACTGCAGGACCTGTTCCCAAACCTCACCGTCATCCGGGGACACAACCTGTTCTTCAACTACGCCTTGGTGATGTTTGAGATGCTGCAGCTGCGGGAGGTGGGGCTGTCCAGCCTCATGAACATCACCCGGGGGGCGGTGCGCGTGGAGAAGAACCCCGACCTCTGCTACCTCTCCACCCTCGACTGGTCCAAGATCCTGGACTCAGTGGAGGACAACTACATCATGGCCAACAAGAATGAGCGtgagtgtggagatgtgtgtccAGGCACCGTGGAGGGGAAGAGCACCTGTCTGCAAACCACCATCAACGGGCAGTTTGTCTACTGCTGCTGGAACCAGCACCACTGCCAGAAAT tgtgtCCCCACAACTGTAAGAACCGTGCCTGTACCCCTCAGGGCCAGTGTTGCCATGAACAGTGCCTGGGGGGGTGCTCCCAGGAGGGCAACGCCAGCAGCTGTGTCTCCTGCAGGAACCTCCAGCACGGGCCCAGCTGTGTGGACGCCTGCCCCCCAGGACACTACGTCTACAAGGGCTGGCGCTGTATCTCACATGCCTTCTGCCATGAGCTCCATGACCAGTGTAAGCAGAGCAAGAACCCCGACTGCCACGAGTATGTCATCCACAACGGAGCCTGTATCCCAGAGTGTCCCTCTGGGTACACCACCATGAACTCTACCAC GCTGATGTGTTCTCCATGTGCGGGCCTGTGTCCTAAGCTGTGTACGGGGGATAAGGTTGTGGACTCTGTGACAGCTGCCCAGGCACTGCGAGGATGTACTGTGCTCAACGGCAGCATGTCCATCAAGATCCGTGGAGGCA ACAACATAGCAGCGGAGCTGGAGGCAAACCTGGGCCAGCTGGAGGAGATCACCGGCCACCTGACCGTCCGCAGAGCCTACgccctcgtctccctctccttcttacgGAACCTGCGTCTCATCCGCGGAGAAAAACTAGAGTCAGA gcacTTTGCATTCTACGCTCTGGACAACCAGAACCTGCGTCAGCTGTGGGACTGGTCCAGCCACAACCTGACCATCCTGCATGGCCGCACCTTCCTGCACTACAACTCCAAACTCTGCATGTCGGAGATCCGCACCATGGAGGAAGTGACAGGCGTGCAGCAGAGGAACCAGAAAAACGACATCTCTCTCCGCACCAACGGGGACCAGGCCTCCT GCGAGAACCAGGTCCTGAACTTCACGATGGTCAAGACGTCCTCAGACAAGATCATGGTGCGGTGGCAGCCTTTTTGGCCCATGGACTACCGGGACCTACTGGGCTTCATGGTTCTATACAAGGAGGC GCCCTACGACAACGTGACAGAGTTTGCAGGGCAGGACGCGTGTGGCTCCAACAGCTGGGTGATCGCTGATGTGGACCCGCCGCCGCGTGCCACCGACAACAAGGAGCAGCTGGAACCTGGCCTGCTCATTCACCCCCTGAAGCCCTGGACGCAGTACGCCGTCATGGTGAAGACGCAGCTGTCCGCCTCCGACGAGCACCAGGAACGTGGAGCCAAGAGCAGGATCCTCTATGTACGCACAGACGCCACCA AGCCCTCGGTTCCGCTGGACCCCATCTCcttctccaactcctcctcccacctcatcCTCAAGTGGAAACCCCCCGCCGACGCCAACGGCAACATCACACACTACCTGGTGTTCTGTCAGCAGCAGCCAGAGGACAGCGACCTCTACAAGTTTGACTACTGCCagaagg gtatGAAGCTGCCCTCTCGGACCCCCACGCACATGGACAGTGAGGAGGAGCGGAGGTGGAACCAGACGGAGGAGGCGTGGGGCGGGACGGGGGGCGGGGCTCGCTGCTGCTCCTGCCCCAAGACAGAGATCCAGCtgaagagagaggcggaggagaCCGAGTACCGCAAGACCTTCGAGGACTATCTCCACAACGAGGTGTTCGAGATCAG gcCATCTCGCCGCCGTCGTTCAGTGGGCGTGGCCAACGGCACCCTTGCTCtgaccacacccccccaccctctgacCACGCCCCCCAGCCCTCCGAACGCCTCGACCACGCCCCGCCCTGGTGAGGGCATCAAGCTCATGTTCACCTTCCCTCGGGAGTCGGGTGCCATCCCCAACCTGCGCCACTTCACCAGCTACAAGATCGAGATCCACGCCTGCAACCACCCCTCCGACAACATGCGCTGCAGCATGCCCACCTACGTCAGCGCACGCACACTGCCAGAGg ATAAAGCGGATGACATGGTTGGCCCGGTAACCCATGAGATATTGGCTGACCAACCAGACTCTGTTTACATCAAGTGGGAGGAGCCACAGTCACCCAATGGGATGATCATCCTGTACGAGCTGCACTACAAGAGACTCGGCGACCAGGAA gagaCCAAACACTGCGTGTCAAGGCTGACTTATGCCCGGCTAGGCGGTTGCAAGGTGAGAGTGGTGCATCCTGGGAACTACACGGTGAGGATCCGCGCCACGTCGCTGGCTGGGAACGGCTCCTGGTCCCAGCCCGCCTTCTTCTTCATGGCTGACA AGGACACAAGTCCATGGAAGATTGTGATTGGCCCAGTGATCTGCATCATTCTGCTGATGTTTGTGGGAGGTGGAGTGTTCTACGTCTTCAAGAAGAA acAAACAGAAGGACCTACTGGACCTCTCATCGCCTCCTCCAACCCTGAGTACCTCAGTGCCAACGATG tgtatgTCCCGGACGAGTGGGAGGTAGCGAGGGAGAAGATGACGGTGCTGCGTGAACTGGGGCAGGGCTCGTTCGGCATGGTGTACGAGGGCCTGGCCAAGGACATCATCAAGGGCGAGGGGGAGACGCGCGTGGCGGTCAAGACGGTGAACGAATCAGCCAGCCTGCGGGAGAGGATTGAGTTCCTCAACGAGGCGTCCGTCATGAAGGCATTCAGCTGCCACCATGTG GTGCGTCTGCTGGGCGTGGTCTCTAAGGGCCAGCCCACCCTGGTTGTCATGGAACTTATGACTCACGGAGACCTGAAGAGCTATCTGCGTTGTCTCCGACCTGACTCTGAG AACAACCCtggccgccgc ccccccccttccctgggGGAGATTATCCAGATGGCTGGAGAGATAGCCGATGGCATGGCCTACCTCAATGCCAACAAGTTCGTTCACCGAGACCTGGCGGCCAGGAATTGCATGGTGGCCGAGGACTACACCGTGAAGATTGGAG actTTGGCATGACCAGAGATATCTATGAGACAGACTACTACCGTAAGGGTGGGAAGGGGCTGTTGCCTGTCAGGTGGATGGCCCCCGAGTCTCTGAAGGACGGGGTGTTCACCGCCCACTCTGActgctg gtcgtTTGGCGTGGTGCTATGGGAGATCAGCACGCTAGCAGAGCAGCCCTACCAGGGCCTGTCCAACGAGCAGGTGCTCAAGTTCGTTATGGACGGAGGCTACCTTGATCGCCCGGAGAACTGTGAAGAGAGgat gcaCAGCCTCATGCAGATGTGCTGGCAGTACAACCCCAAGATGCGTCCGTCCTTCCAGGACATCATCGAGATGTTCAAGGAGGAGATGCACCCATCCTTCAGGGAGATGTCCTTCTTCTACAGTGAGGACAACAAGGCTCCGGAGAGTGAAGACTTTGACCTGGACCTGGAGAACATGGAGAGCATCCCTCTGGACCCGTCCTCCTACGGTCAGAGGGAGGATCGGGACACGGGCCCCTCGGGGTCCCTGGGGGGGGGATACTACGAGGAACACATCTCCTACACTCACATGAATGGGGGCAAGAAAAACGGACGGATCTTATCTTTGCCTCGATCCAGCCCTTCCTAA